From the genome of Desulfobaculum xiamenense, one region includes:
- a CDS encoding ExbD/TolR family protein — MVELTRRLPQQARPDLTPLLDVVFILLIFFVVSAVFTARGMNVDLPEAESSRPVSGRSLEIDLAADGGIRCAGESTTLRELGYTLRTMAEDRTNPRPARILLRAAPDAHTGLFVSVMDLVRLNGFENLVIATREPAGVGDRAQ; from the coding sequence ATGGTTGAGCTGACGCGCCGCCTGCCCCAGCAGGCCCGGCCGGACCTCACCCCGCTGCTCGACGTGGTCTTCATCCTGCTCATCTTCTTCGTCGTGTCGGCGGTGTTCACGGCGCGCGGCATGAACGTGGACCTGCCCGAGGCCGAAAGCTCACGCCCCGTCTCGGGCCGCAGCCTCGAAATCGACCTCGCCGCCGACGGCGGCATCCGCTGCGCCGGGGAGTCCACCACGCTTCGCGAACTGGGCTACACGCTGCGTACCATGGCCGAAGATCGCACCAATCCACGCCCCGCGCGCATCCTGTTGCGCGCGGCACCGGACGCGCACACAGGGCTTTTCGTCTCCGTAATGGACCTCGTGCGCCTGAACGGATTCGAGAATCTGGTCATCGCCACCCGCGAACCGGCAGGCGTAGGAGACAGGGCGCAATGA
- a CDS encoding MotA/TolQ/ExbB proton channel family protein: MMNILAQGGIMIWPIMALSVPALAIIAERFVAFTTTGSPAGDALERIIGSALRGDANAALSTARTQCPGCADMFESILATSGRTARERAATAAGEAILFRLGRRLDFLSATATAAPLMGLLGTVLGMIDAFSRLASAGSGVDITTLAGGIWQALLTTAAGLTVAIPALLAHSWFRRQLEKRAFALQSAANSLIDALEDDNG, from the coding sequence ATGATGAACATCCTCGCGCAGGGCGGCATCATGATCTGGCCCATCATGGCGCTATCCGTCCCCGCGCTGGCCATCATCGCCGAGCGTTTCGTGGCCTTCACCACCACGGGTAGCCCCGCCGGTGACGCGCTGGAACGCATCATCGGCTCCGCGCTGCGCGGGGACGCCAACGCCGCGCTGTCCACGGCGCGCACCCAGTGCCCCGGATGTGCGGACATGTTCGAATCCATCCTCGCCACCAGTGGCCGCACCGCCCGCGAGCGCGCGGCCACGGCGGCGGGGGAGGCAATCCTCTTCCGCCTCGGCAGACGGCTCGATTTCCTCTCCGCCACGGCGACCGCCGCACCGCTCATGGGTCTGCTCGGCACCGTGCTCGGCATGATCGACGCCTTCTCGCGCCTCGCCTCGGCAGGAAGCGGCGTGGACATCACCACGCTGGCGGGCGGCATCTGGCAGGCTCTGTTGACCACCGCCGCAGGACTGACCGTAGCCATCCCCGCGCTCCTGGCCCACTCGTGGTTCCGCCGCCAGCTCGAAAAGCGCGCCTTCGCCTTGCAGAGCGCCGCCAATTCCCTCATCGACGCGCTGGAGGACGACAATGGTTGA
- a CDS encoding CobW family GTP-binding protein, with protein MNLSAILPPSRTRTEARALPRTLANSLLVACQERPFKRLTGWRGMAPCIGGRGWTCRLAAHPGIYGVSVTDAQDTATGPTARLTLHYFPTPDEDILERMPLAAVLAATQPEYPAAVREFASWPDGAQCFAIASVNLALADNDAALGLSLMAVEHSRVIAEDGVPLPDGDGWLVAPGDAEVDLAERELAMPLFETLAAALSLSLGERPTLFTRTERMEPGRETMTPDGRRFRTMDATIVTDSIVWGDATRLPAEDLCADARSIAHGGPDGELPEDVHKALWWTTHDLAALERAGEHAAAFDMRPRLVVLSGFLGAGKTTFLNQLLEYHASRDEMVAIIQNEIGQTGVDGKLLEGDDSIVELDEGCVCCTLAGSLARGIERLTASFHPEVIVLEATGLANPFNLLDEIGALRHLVRFDSVTTLVDADNAARILDDCDIARNQVRAADILVLNKCDLVDDATRAAIIRRIRELNARAPLVETSHAQVNPALLYDTDPVQIAPSGLLPNMPEQHHGSHADEGFISTRFGFAAPLNRARLVEALVSCPPEVFRIKGILRFADSEEPEVLQYVGGRFELSRLGGAFDDEPFLVAIGRPCDLSVLSALSDTCEGDAA; from the coding sequence ATGAATCTTTCCGCCATTCTGCCCCCTTCCCGCACCCGGACCGAAGCCCGCGCCCTGCCGCGCACGCTTGCCAACAGTCTCCTCGTGGCCTGTCAGGAGCGCCCCTTCAAGCGCCTCACGGGCTGGCGGGGCATGGCCCCCTGCATCGGGGGTAGAGGCTGGACCTGCCGCCTTGCCGCGCACCCCGGCATATACGGCGTCAGCGTGACCGACGCGCAGGACACCGCGACCGGCCCCACGGCCCGCCTGACGCTGCACTATTTCCCCACCCCGGACGAGGACATCCTCGAACGCATGCCGCTGGCCGCCGTGCTCGCCGCGACGCAGCCCGAATACCCAGCAGCGGTGCGCGAATTCGCATCGTGGCCCGATGGGGCGCAGTGCTTCGCCATCGCCTCCGTCAACCTCGCCCTCGCCGACAACGACGCCGCGCTGGGCCTGAGCCTCATGGCCGTGGAACACTCCCGCGTCATCGCCGAGGACGGCGTTCCCCTTCCCGACGGCGACGGCTGGCTCGTCGCGCCGGGGGATGCGGAGGTTGACCTCGCAGAGCGTGAGCTCGCCATGCCGCTCTTCGAAACGCTGGCCGCCGCGCTGTCACTGAGCCTCGGCGAACGCCCGACGCTCTTCACGCGCACAGAAAGGATGGAGCCGGGGCGCGAAACCATGACCCCCGACGGACGCCGCTTCAGGACCATGGACGCGACCATCGTCACGGACAGCATCGTCTGGGGCGACGCAACGCGCCTCCCGGCCGAAGACCTCTGCGCGGACGCACGCTCCATCGCCCATGGCGGTCCGGATGGCGAGCTGCCCGAGGACGTCCACAAGGCCCTGTGGTGGACCACGCACGACCTCGCGGCCCTCGAACGCGCGGGCGAGCACGCGGCCGCCTTCGACATGCGCCCGCGCCTCGTGGTCTTGAGCGGCTTTCTCGGCGCGGGCAAGACGACATTTCTCAACCAACTTCTCGAATACCACGCCAGCCGCGACGAAATGGTCGCCATCATCCAAAACGAGATCGGCCAGACCGGCGTGGACGGCAAGCTGCTCGAAGGCGACGACTCCATCGTGGAGCTCGACGAGGGCTGCGTGTGCTGCACGCTGGCCGGAAGCCTCGCCCGTGGCATCGAGCGGCTGACGGCCAGCTTCCACCCCGAGGTCATCGTCCTCGAAGCGACCGGATTGGCCAACCCGTTCAACCTGCTCGACGAAATCGGTGCCCTGCGTCACCTCGTGCGCTTCGATTCCGTGACCACCCTCGTCGATGCCGACAATGCGGCGCGTATCCTCGACGACTGCGACATCGCGCGCAATCAGGTCCGCGCGGCGGACATCCTCGTCCTCAACAAGTGCGACCTCGTGGACGACGCGACCCGCGCGGCCATCATCCGCCGCATCAGGGAACTCAACGCCCGCGCCCCCCTCGTGGAGACCTCCCACGCGCAGGTCAACCCCGCCCTGCTCTACGACACGGACCCCGTTCAGATCGCGCCGTCCGGCCTGCTTCCGAACATGCCGGAACAGCACCACGGCTCGCACGCGGACGAGGGCTTCATCTCCACGCGCTTCGGCTTCGCCGCGCCGCTTAACCGCGCACGACTCGTCGAGGCACTCGTGTCCTGCCCGCCGGAAGTCTTTCGCATCAAGGGCATCCTGCGCTTTGCGGACAGCGAGGAGCCGGAAGTGCTGCAATACGTCGGCGGGCGCTTCGAGTTGTCGCGCCTCGGCGGAGCGTTCGATGACGAGCCGTTCCTCGTGGCCATCGGCAGACCATGCGACCTTTCCGTCCTCTCGGCCCTGTCCGACACATGCGAGGGAGACGCGGCATGA
- a CDS encoding MBL fold metallo-hydrolase — protein sequence MSNDKKVSRRDFMKGAATGLCVGAFAGMGLYSYSPWAYSRLPKVQRKLEDFGACRSVRVTNISETSWFNNAHLIGDIHEAGGLLVNQYTLNWAPFANGKGSAKGSYDEAMATIKDLIPHDLEKAWEIQKGLSLHPENPGGYSCLIEVEALDGTITKYLLDTGWSYEWMDASFKREGIDEMLKAHEIEALFISHEHWDHFWGLPVTTKYDPRIPLYVHDGFYKEGLQYIKDCKHTGDLKVIKDPVTRIESGMALLKFDVPIINRVFGETSLAFNVQGKGLVLISGCCHQGILQFADFAYTNLKYDNDRFYGIYGGLHISPFEDWDPKYDDLVISLGKWGFERIGCNHCTGHLTAKKFIEAGYPVVRGTARFRSASKDYLGNGDKIAFGC from the coding sequence ATGAGCAACGACAAGAAAGTCAGCAGACGCGACTTCATGAAGGGCGCGGCCACCGGCCTGTGCGTGGGCGCCTTCGCGGGCATGGGACTCTATTCCTACAGCCCGTGGGCCTACAGCCGCCTGCCCAAGGTCCAGCGCAAGCTGGAAGACTTCGGCGCATGCCGTAGCGTCCGCGTGACCAACATCTCCGAGACCAGCTGGTTCAACAACGCCCACCTCATCGGCGACATCCACGAGGCTGGCGGCCTGCTGGTGAACCAGTACACCCTCAACTGGGCACCCTTCGCCAACGGCAAGGGTTCGGCCAAGGGCTCGTACGACGAGGCCATGGCCACCATCAAGGATCTCATCCCGCACGACCTCGAAAAGGCGTGGGAGATCCAGAAGGGCCTGTCCCTGCATCCCGAGAATCCGGGCGGCTACTCCTGCCTCATCGAGGTGGAAGCCCTCGACGGCACCATCACCAAGTACCTGCTGGACACCGGCTGGTCCTACGAGTGGATGGACGCCTCCTTCAAGCGCGAAGGCATCGACGAGATGCTCAAGGCCCACGAGATCGAGGCCCTGTTCATCTCGCACGAGCACTGGGACCACTTCTGGGGACTGCCCGTCACCACCAAGTACGACCCCAGAATCCCCCTGTACGTCCATGATGGCTTCTACAAGGAAGGACTGCAGTACATCAAGGACTGCAAGCACACCGGCGACCTCAAGGTCATCAAGGACCCGGTGACGCGGATCGAGTCGGGCATGGCGCTGCTCAAGTTCGACGTGCCGATCATCAACCGCGTGTTCGGCGAGACCTCGCTGGCCTTCAACGTCCAGGGCAAGGGCCTCGTGCTGATCTCGGGCTGCTGCCATCAGGGCATTCTGCAGTTCGCCGACTTCGCCTACACCAACCTGAAGTACGACAACGACAGGTTCTACGGCATCTACGGCGGCCTGCACATCTCGCCCTTCGAGGACTGGGACCCCAAGTACGACGACCTCGTCATCTCCCTCGGCAAGTGGGGATTCGAACGCATCGGCTGCAACCACTGCACCGGTCACCTCACCGCCAAGAAGTTCATCGAAGCCGGATACCCGGTGGTGCGCGGAACCGCGCGCTTCCGCTCCGCCTCCAAGGACTACCTCGGCAACGGCGACAAGATCGCCTTCGGCTGCTAG
- a CDS encoding FadR/GntR family transcriptional regulator, which translates to MATSPRQRKQHVKLVGPDMSLAQKNTVCEKIASMIQRGRFSVGDRLPGERRLAEMFGSSRNTIREALCNLETMGYVEIRRRSGCYIKSTQGRLEWEALRSRASSRTAAQMVEALSLTVPGLSRRMAAMHGAADIDVLERATARLGRAIVNRQPAEVGRQYVRFFLTLAETSGNDFLTLLMRELVTAADGLEPGGTGMSEVIIDALFACHVEFINALKRGDQSAAATLAENCIETFARLVAAD; encoded by the coding sequence ATGGCGACGAGTCCACGACAAAGGAAACAACACGTAAAACTGGTTGGACCAGATATGTCTCTCGCTCAAAAGAATACCGTTTGCGAAAAGATCGCGAGCATGATCCAGCGCGGAAGGTTCTCCGTTGGCGACCGCCTGCCCGGCGAACGTCGGCTCGCCGAAATGTTCGGCAGCAGCAGGAACACCATCCGCGAGGCGCTCTGCAATCTCGAAACCATGGGATATGTGGAAATCCGCCGTCGAAGCGGATGCTACATCAAAAGCACCCAGGGCCGACTGGAGTGGGAGGCTCTGCGCTCGCGCGCATCGAGCCGCACCGCCGCCCAGATGGTCGAGGCGCTGTCCCTCACGGTTCCGGGCCTGTCCCGGCGCATGGCGGCCATGCATGGCGCGGCGGACATCGACGTACTCGAACGGGCCACCGCCCGCCTCGGGCGAGCCATCGTCAACCGGCAGCCCGCCGAGGTCGGCAGGCAGTACGTGCGCTTTTTCCTGACGCTGGCCGAAACATCGGGCAACGACTTCCTCACCCTGCTCATGCGCGAACTCGTCACCGCCGCCGACGGACTGGAACCGGGCGGCACGGGCATGTCCGAGGTGATCATCGACGCGCTGTTCGCCTGCCATGTGGAATTCATCAATGCCCTGAAGCGCGGCGATCAGAGCGCGGCGGCCACGCTGGCCGAAAACTGCATCGAGACCTTCGCCCGCCTTGTCGCGGCGGACTAG
- a CDS encoding PAS domain-containing protein, translating into MVTPGAPHEDALLPIQEFLSCYLNATPALFWRIDIVRNEIIFLNTHTIRGLDSKASLLLRNTQFAREVILDKDWERFEECFELARRRRPFTGVFRVKNADGTIIWLKIAGMPDPVLSSCSIGFLMDFTSQMNALHTLAGLPGLSDKIDLFDTPVLLVRFHDRSVAMANQAACRLLGYDESDIRRLNIGRLLRETPPCTLHAVYENLIFADSWNGELTVTDRSGNRHCCDARVRAISREGENLLWLSLNHIHQPAATSERPLRISADIPEDVLKAMSASRTLKQLLEAMLTGLPEGQATDAIMLSRIFIDQNKVQVTGVGTPFVSVAENDTHLYAGSIAENIVQFGLDSLMVEDTSKSIKPIDWALFIPRGIRSYYARPFFENGVLRNVLIFCSTHPEGYSEDATATLDALLPSFAENLRRVLSR; encoded by the coding sequence ATGGTCACACCCGGTGCACCGCACGAGGACGCGCTCCTGCCCATTCAGGAGTTTCTCTCGTGCTATCTCAATGCCACCCCCGCCCTGTTCTGGCGCATAGACATCGTGCGCAACGAAATCATCTTCCTCAACACCCACACCATACGCGGACTGGACAGCAAGGCGAGCCTGCTGCTGCGCAACACGCAGTTCGCCCGCGAAGTGATCCTCGACAAGGACTGGGAACGTTTCGAGGAATGTTTCGAGCTCGCCCGCAGACGCAGACCCTTCACCGGCGTGTTTCGCGTCAAGAACGCCGACGGCACCATCATCTGGCTCAAGATTGCAGGCATGCCGGACCCCGTGCTGTCCTCCTGCTCCATCGGCTTCCTCATGGACTTCACCTCGCAGATGAACGCGCTCCACACGCTGGCCGGGCTCCCCGGCCTGTCGGACAAGATAGACCTCTTCGACACGCCGGTGCTGCTGGTGCGCTTCCATGACCGCAGTGTGGCCATGGCCAATCAGGCCGCCTGCCGACTCCTCGGCTACGACGAGTCGGATATCCGCCGTCTGAACATCGGCCGCCTGCTGCGCGAAACGCCGCCCTGCACACTCCACGCCGTCTACGAAAACCTCATCTTCGCGGATAGCTGGAACGGCGAGCTTACGGTGACGGACCGTAGCGGCAATCGACACTGCTGCGACGCCCGCGTACGCGCCATTTCCCGCGAGGGCGAAAATCTGCTGTGGCTCTCGCTGAACCACATCCACCAGCCCGCCGCCACCTCGGAACGTCCGCTACGCATCAGCGCCGATATCCCTGAGGATGTCCTAAAAGCCATGTCCGCCAGCCGCACGCTCAAACAACTGCTGGAAGCCATGCTCACTGGCCTACCGGAAGGACAGGCCACGGACGCCATCATGCTCTCGCGCATCTTCATCGATCAGAACAAGGTGCAGGTCACCGGCGTGGGCACTCCCTTCGTCAGCGTGGCGGAGAACGATACCCACCTCTACGCAGGCTCCATCGCCGAAAACATCGTCCAGTTCGGTCTGGACTCGCTCATGGTCGAGGACACGTCCAAGAGCATCAAGCCCATCGACTGGGCGCTGTTCATCCCGCGCGGCATCCGCTCCTACTACGCGCGCCCCTTCTTTGAGAACGGCGTCCTGCGCAACGTGCTCATCTTCTGTTCCACCCACCCGGAAGGCTACAGCGAGGACGCCACGGCCACCCTCGACGCACTGTTGCCAAGCTTCGCCGAGAATCTGCGGCGAGTGCTCTCGCGCTAG
- a CDS encoding LysR family transcriptional regulator → MRSVRPPYGSFRLTRPTVLCETPPMHLADVNLNLLVALKALLDERHVSRAAVRCHVTQSAMSKNLARLRDMLGDRILVRSGNALVRTPLAESLVPRVDAILRDVTGVLESGGFDPAVSRREFAVSVTDYLAQYVLPAALAPAYAEAPYVSVDIRIWNVDVEQALRDGRVDVASCILYGPVAPDMLYSVTGEDGFSCLMRADHPLAGGELTLADYVAHSHVVITSGTDKQRVIDTALAREGERRRVALRVPLYASAMEIVSRSDLLLTVPAHIGRNLGPRYGLFARPLPFDAPRFSFGIMWHRRTDADPGNIWLRGHLLRELFASPFGH, encoded by the coding sequence ATGCGGAGCGTTCGCCCGCCGTACGGCTCCTTCCGCTTGACGCGCCCCACAGTGCTTTGCGAGACTCCGCCCATGCATCTGGCGGACGTGAATCTCAATCTCCTCGTGGCGCTGAAGGCCCTGCTCGACGAGCGGCACGTGAGCCGCGCCGCCGTGCGCTGTCACGTGACCCAGTCGGCCATGAGTAAGAACCTTGCCCGACTGCGTGACATGCTGGGCGATAGGATTCTGGTGCGCAGCGGCAACGCGTTGGTGCGTACGCCCTTGGCCGAGAGCCTCGTGCCCCGGGTGGACGCCATCCTGCGCGACGTTACCGGAGTTCTCGAATCCGGCGGGTTCGACCCCGCCGTCAGCAGACGCGAGTTCGCGGTGTCCGTCACAGACTATCTCGCACAGTATGTGCTTCCGGCGGCGCTGGCACCCGCCTATGCCGAGGCCCCTTACGTCTCGGTGGACATCCGGATATGGAACGTGGACGTGGAGCAGGCTTTGCGCGATGGTCGCGTGGATGTGGCCTCGTGCATCCTGTACGGCCCGGTTGCGCCGGACATGCTCTACAGCGTCACCGGCGAGGACGGCTTCAGTTGCCTTATGCGGGCCGATCATCCGCTGGCGGGCGGGGAGCTGACCCTTGCCGACTATGTCGCCCATTCCCATGTGGTCATCACCTCCGGCACGGACAAGCAGCGCGTCATCGACACGGCCCTCGCCCGCGAGGGCGAACGGCGCAGGGTCGCGCTACGCGTGCCGCTGTATGCCTCCGCCATGGAGATCGTGTCCCGTTCGGACCTTCTGCTTACCGTGCCCGCGCACATCGGCCGCAACCTCGGCCCGCGTTACGGGCTTTTCGCCCGCCCCCTTCCGTTCGACGCGCCCCGTTTCTCGTTCGGCATCATGTGGCATCGCCGCACGGACGCCGACCCCGGCAACATCTGGCTGCGCGGCCATCTGCTGCGCGAGTTGTTCGCCTCGCCATTCGGGCATTAG
- a CDS encoding LysE family translocator: MVETLATLVGIGFVGQMSPGPDMMMLVRHSMGRTRVPALACVLGVSTGFCVHVCLSVFGLAVLLRQNVELFNAVRYAGACYLLWIGAQCLRSRSGLNFSDGAACAAGGWFEGFRNGLFCNLLNPKVTLFVLSVFTQLVRPETPLPEKLVYASALVVETVAVWMAFVLLLYTPALRHVLERRQNVLNACAGLVFCVLGGAIFVM, translated from the coding sequence ATGGTCGAAACTCTCGCTACACTGGTCGGAATCGGATTCGTCGGGCAGATGAGTCCGGGACCGGACATGATGATGCTGGTGCGACACAGTATGGGGCGTACGCGCGTTCCCGCGCTGGCCTGCGTGCTCGGCGTCAGCACCGGATTCTGCGTGCACGTGTGTCTGTCCGTGTTCGGACTGGCCGTCCTGCTGCGGCAGAACGTCGAACTGTTCAACGCGGTCCGCTACGCCGGGGCCTGCTATCTGCTGTGGATCGGCGCGCAGTGCCTGCGCTCGCGTTCCGGGCTGAATTTCTCCGACGGTGCGGCCTGCGCGGCGGGCGGCTGGTTCGAAGGCTTTCGTAACGGCCTGTTCTGCAACCTGCTCAATCCCAAGGTCACGCTTTTCGTGTTGAGCGTCTTCACGCAGTTGGTGCGTCCCGAAACGCCGCTTCCGGAAAAGCTGGTCTACGCTTCGGCTCTGGTCGTCGAGACCGTGGCCGTGTGGATGGCCTTCGTGCTTCTTCTATACACTCCCGCCCTGCGGCACGTGCTCGAACGCAGGCAAAACGTCCTGAACGCCTGCGCCGGACTCGTGTTCTGCGTGCTGGGCGGCGCGATATTCGTCATGTGA
- a CDS encoding ABC transporter ATP-binding protein, with amino-acid sequence MPILDVRNIRKRFDERYSLHDIGFELTRGEVLCFLGPSGCGKTTLLRIIAGLEAADSGEVFFDGRPLAGIPPHRRGFGMMFQEYALFPHLSVAANVAFGLRMLKMSDARIRSRTDEILELVGLTGFGPRNVDDLSGGERQRVALARSLAPQPRLLMLDEPLAALDRALRERLANDLRSILKTVGVTAIFVTHDQSEAFAIADRIAVFDDGRLLQLDTPEAVYTCPANATVAAFLGFRNILPAHPLADGSVQTPVGVTPAAMAATVPGHPQIDASRLHQRPLSLLIRPEGARLADARESAADTIVIEGHVTTRTFLGHGVQLGISCAGKTALRFLLPLSPPPPASGPVRIAIPTSSLVFLHG; translated from the coding sequence ATGCCCATCCTCGACGTACGCAACATCCGCAAGCGCTTCGACGAGCGCTATTCCCTCCACGACATCGGCTTCGAGCTTACGCGCGGCGAGGTGCTGTGCTTCCTCGGCCCCTCGGGCTGCGGCAAGACCACCCTCCTGCGCATCATCGCGGGGCTCGAAGCGGCGGATTCCGGCGAAGTGTTCTTCGATGGCCGCCCGCTGGCGGGCATTCCCCCGCACAGGCGCGGTTTCGGCATGATGTTTCAGGAGTACGCGCTATTCCCGCATCTGTCCGTGGCCGCCAACGTGGCCTTCGGCCTGCGCATGCTCAAGATGTCCGATGCGCGCATACGCAGCCGCACTGACGAGATACTCGAACTCGTCGGGCTGACCGGATTCGGTCCGCGCAACGTGGACGACCTCTCCGGCGGCGAACGCCAACGCGTGGCGCTGGCCCGCAGCCTCGCGCCCCAGCCCCGGCTGCTCATGCTCGACGAACCGCTGGCCGCGCTGGACCGCGCCCTGCGCGAACGCCTCGCCAACGACCTGCGAAGCATTCTCAAGACCGTGGGCGTAACGGCCATCTTCGTCACCCACGACCAGTCCGAGGCCTTCGCCATTGCCGACAGAATCGCCGTATTCGACGACGGGCGACTGTTGCAGCTCGACACGCCGGAAGCCGTCTACACCTGCCCGGCCAACGCCACCGTTGCCGCCTTCCTCGGCTTCCGGAACATCCTGCCCGCCCATCCGCTGGCAGACGGCAGCGTGCAGACGCCCGTGGGCGTCACCCCCGCCGCGATGGCCGCGACCGTTCCCGGACACCCGCAAATCGACGCAAGCCGCCTGCACCAGCGCCCGCTCTCGCTGCTCATCCGACCAGAGGGCGCACGCCTCGCCGATGCGCGCGAGTCCGCCGCAGACACCATCGTCATCGAGGGCCACGTCACCACGCGGACCTTCCTCGGCCACGGCGTGCAACTCGGCATCTCCTGCGCGGGAAAAACCGCCCTGCGCTTCCTTTTGCCGCTCAGCCCACCGCCGCCCGCATCCGGCCCGGTCCGCATTGCCATTCCGACATCGTCGCTGGTCTTTCTACACGGCTGA
- a CDS encoding ABC transporter permease gives MVGPSATEEQAIRLKPALLPALPPLLFLAVFYFHPLLSIFGLGLFPDGTFDTDRLRGLVASDYYLRTLWFTTWQAAASTALTLALATPAAYVFSHYEFPGRRILRTLTGIPFVLPTIVVAAAFRALLGPKGLVNETLMALFTLDAPPIRLDNTIWIILLAHVFYNFTVVLRIVGGFWSKLDPSLVEAARMLGASRLRAFREVTLPLLAPALITSGLLVFIFCFCSFGVILVLGGSRFATLEVAIYRQAVHIFNLPMAAALSLVQILFTFCLMWAYTWLQRRTGHRLRQSARPVARPCACLRERLAVVSQVAVVCVLAGLPLAALVLQSLRTPHGMGADFYETLFTTSESSLFFVPPMAAIGNSVAFATAALALALILGLCAAQALDKSSGRIGALLDPLFMLPLSTSAVTLGFGFIIALDEPPLDLRSSLALVPLAHALVAFPFVVRTILPVMRSIPANLREAAAMLGASPWRVWRLVDLPILGRAVAAAAVFAFTVSLGEFGATVFVARPQTPTMPLAIYRFLGQPGVLNYGQAMAMSSLLMLVTAAGFLVLETFTPREWGEF, from the coding sequence ATGGTCGGGCCTTCCGCCACGGAGGAACAGGCCATCCGCCTCAAGCCCGCACTTCTTCCGGCCCTGCCGCCGCTTCTGTTTCTGGCGGTCTTCTATTTCCATCCGCTGCTGTCCATCTTCGGTCTCGGCCTCTTCCCCGACGGCACCTTCGATACGGACAGGTTGCGCGGGCTGGTCGCCTCGGACTACTACCTGCGCACCCTGTGGTTCACCACATGGCAGGCGGCGGCAAGCACGGCGCTGACACTCGCGCTGGCCACCCCGGCGGCCTATGTCTTCTCGCATTATGAATTTCCCGGGCGACGGATTCTGCGCACGCTGACCGGCATCCCCTTCGTGCTGCCGACCATTGTGGTGGCGGCGGCGTTCCGCGCCCTGCTCGGCCCCAAGGGCCTCGTCAATGAAACGCTCATGGCGCTCTTCACCCTGGATGCGCCGCCAATCCGGCTGGACAACACCATCTGGATCATCCTGCTGGCCCATGTGTTCTACAACTTCACGGTGGTGCTGCGCATTGTGGGCGGCTTCTGGAGCAAACTCGATCCCTCGCTGGTCGAGGCCGCACGGATGCTCGGCGCGTCACGCCTGCGGGCCTTCCGCGAAGTGACGTTGCCGCTTCTCGCGCCAGCGCTCATCACCTCGGGCCTTCTGGTGTTCATCTTCTGCTTCTGTTCCTTCGGCGTGATTCTCGTGCTTGGCGGATCGCGCTTCGCCACGCTGGAGGTCGCCATCTACAGACAGGCCGTGCACATCTTCAACCTGCCCATGGCCGCCGCCCTCTCGCTGGTGCAAATCCTGTTCACCTTCTGCCTCATGTGGGCCTACACGTGGCTGCAACGCCGCACGGGGCACCGCCTGCGTCAATCGGCGCGGCCCGTGGCGCGGCCCTGCGCCTGCCTGCGCGAACGACTGGCCGTGGTCTCGCAGGTCGCGGTGGTCTGCGTGCTGGCGGGCCTGCCGCTGGCGGCACTGGTGCTGCAATCCCTGCGCACGCCGCACGGCATGGGCGCGGACTTCTACGAAACGCTGTTCACCACGAGCGAGAGTTCACTGTTCTTCGTGCCGCCCATGGCCGCCATCGGCAACTCCGTGGCCTTCGCCACGGCAGCGCTGGCACTGGCGCTGATCCTCGGCCTATGCGCCGCACAGGCGCTGGACAAGTCCTCGGGCCGCATCGGGGCGCTGCTCGATCCGCTCTTCATGCTGCCGCTGTCGACCTCGGCCGTGACTCTCGGCTTCGGCTTCATCATCGCGCTGGACGAACCGCCGCTGGACCTGCGCTCCTCGCTGGCGCTGGTGCCGCTGGCGCACGCGCTGGTGGCCTTTCCCTTCGTGGTGCGCACCATCCTTCCGGTCATGCGCTCCATCCCCGCCAACCTGCGCGAGGCGGCGGCCATGCTCGGCGCGTCGCCATGGCGCGTGTGGCGGCTGGTGGATCTGCCCATCCTCGGGCGCGCCGTGGCCGCTGCGGCGGTGTTTGCCTTCACCGTCAGCCTCGGCGAATTCGGAGCCACGGTCTTCGTGGCCCGCCCGCAGACGCCAACCATGCCGCTGGCCATCTATCGCTTCCTCGGCCAACCGGGGGTGCTCAACTACGGTCAGGCCATGGCCATGAGTTCTCTGCTCATGCTCGTCACTGCGGCAGGATTCCTCGTGCTGGAGACCTTCACACCCCGCGAATGGGGAGAATTCTGA